In Anopheles gambiae chromosome 2, idAnoGambNW_F1_1, whole genome shotgun sequence, a single window of DNA contains:
- the LOC1275087 gene encoding tripeptidyl-peptidase 2, with product MILSALEKICFRRTVDRVTFPYADRAISYPHAIKRWLDELYKQNRSGGHESANAASCQIGTSRRQTANRLGRKKVKTTPGTSVLKVNSVVRKEMESIVDVKFPVTSLVPKNETGALSFIRMYPEYDGRDVTIAILDSGVDPRAKGLEQIPGGDVKVIERFDCSGCGDVDTSKTVTASPDGTIVGLSGRKLHLSSTMKSKNVAGSEYRVGLKSVHDLSPSRIRERILTDLKVKTWDDRHKVAVSEAARELSDFEAKNPSTGLTGKDKLAKENLESTLEFLNTCDKKFTDLKTSYDCVLFPTKEGWMAVIDTTEKGDLEDAVHVLEYTRSHQVVNLDDFLSVSINVHDEGNVLEVVGVCSSHGTHVASIASGYHPDDPELNGVAPAAKIVSLTIGDGRLESMETGTALVRAIIKVMELCEAGRKIDVINMSYGEHGHWSNSGRVGELMSELVNRYGVVWVASAGNHGPALCTIGTPPDISQPSCVGVGAYVSPEMMEAEYALHQKLPGNVYTWSSRDPCIDGGFGVTVCAPGAAIASVPQFTMSKAQLMNGTSMSAPHVAGSVGLLISGLKQKSIPYTAFSIKRALWNTATKIDYVDKFAQGNGLLNVGKAFDHLTTYCGLIENKLRFAVTVGNNNAKGIHMRHGVLTKVEDFSVNIEPVIFNEKFADAADKINFNVRLTLIPTESWIQCGNYLDLCYSARKISVKVDPSGLAPGVYRASVKAYDSACPEKGVLFEIPVTVVQPHVVDAKTNEFMRSDLPVDCKPHTIIRDFILVPKYATWAVIEMRSADTNDAVGGKFFLHTQQILPMKFCKAMEMQKILPVNGTAPTVQPVRVEGDHIIEICIAKFWSNFGTLPLRYSIKFHGISPLNGSVMHSASGIHRIDLTALTSEEVHPVVSLKTAAMVLKPSETKVTPLTTRDVIHPARQIYQMQVTYHLHLTKGYEVAFYTPLFSNILYESEFESQFWMVYDTNKMMVRCGDAYSYDKYEKLEKGDYTIRLQVRHEKKELLEKLTEANMVVNFKLPSNSLSVDVYKSYNHVLSGAKKMTSCSMAAGSCRPIYLAPIPSEKLQKAAMPPQCSWLEGSITYAKEDIIKKCVSHCFQYILTEGPPAKKTSSTANATTGAANAVTNNATNGNSVANAGSNGTGNNVITATNGAANGSLPNGTAVKENRSKWDEYCEGLRDYQTAQISKLDAENAENVYQALLKDNPNHLAAHLAMADHFDSTDLKQNLPYTFTASFDAADSSAATLLKVKLLRIIELASLVVKDIDQSALLAYYGMKVDNRPNAAKIKIQMDKQKQLLLDACQRKFVALCKLKVLQNVFDAQDASQPDYTEELEQLYGDVGKFIEYTDSKVLLLTIWHAFSLKQHGRMLKYLNKLYEEKLSRDILEEILTVVDEKKWSHVRKQLSKIIVSSNPQGYRPF from the exons ATGATCTTATCCGCGCTGGAAAAGATTTGCTTTCGTAGAACAGTTGATCGAGTCACATTTCCCTATGCCGATCGAGCCATCAGCTACCCGCACGCGATTAAGCGGTGGTTAGACGAGCTGTACAAGCAAAACAGATCCGGGGGGCATGAATCGGCAAATGCGGCTAGTTGTCAAATTGGCACCAGCAGAAGGCAAACAGCCAACAGACTCGGCAGGAAAAAGGTGAAGACGACTCCGGGCACCAGCGTACTGAAAGTGAATAGTGTTGTgcgaaaggaaatggaaagtATTGTTGATGTAAAGTTTCCTGTGACATCGCTAGTGCCGAAGAATGAAACCGGGGCGCTTAGTTTTATCCGGATGTATCCGGAGTACGATGGCCGAGACGTCACGATTGCAATCCTCGACTCTGGCGTAGATCCCCGGGCCAAAGGATTAGAG CAAATCCCCGGCGGAGACGTTAAGGTAATCGAACGTTTTGACTGTTCCGGTTGTGGCGATGTGGATACCAGCAAAACGGTTACGGCCAGTCCAGATGGGACCATTGTGGGTCTTTCTGGGCGTAAGCTGCATCTGTCTTCCACGATGAAGTCAAAAAATGTTGCCGGGAGCGAATATCGCGTTGGACTGAAGAGTGTGCACGATCTGTCGCCGTCGCGCATTCGCGAACGTATTTTAACCGATCTGAAGGTGAAAACCTGGGACGATCGGCATAAGGTGGCAGTGAGTGAGGCGGCCCGAGAGTTGAGTGATTTCGAGGCGAAGAATCCATCCACCGGTCTCACTGGAAAGGACAAGCTGGCCAAGGAAAATCTGGAAAGCACGCTGGAGTTCTTGAACACTTGCGATAAAAAGTTCACCGATCTGAAAACGTCGTACGATTGCGTGCTGTTCCCTACGAAGGAGGGCTGGATGGCCGTCATCGATACAACCGAAAAGGGAGATCTCGAAGACGCTGTTCACGTGCTGGAGTACACCCGTTCGCATCAGGTCGTGAATTTGGATGATTTCCTGTCGGTTTCTATCAATGTGCACGACGAGGGAAACGTCTTGGAGGTTGTCGGAGTATGCT CAAGCCATGGCACGCATGTGGCTTCAATCGCCAGTGGCTATCATCCGGATGATCCCGAGCTTAACGGTGTCGCTCCGGCTGCAAAGATCGTGTCTCTGACCATTGGAGATGGGCGGTTGGAGTCGATGGAAACAGGAACCGCGCTGGTTCGTGCCATTATCAAGGTGATGGAGTTGTGTGAAGCAGGTCGCAAAATCGACGTCATCAACATGAGCTATGGAGAGCACGGACATTGGTCAAACTCGGGACGTGTGGGCGAGCTGATGAGTGAGCTGGTGAACCGATACGGCGTGGTGTGGGTAGCTTCGGCCGGTAACCATGGTCCAGCGCTCTGCACTATCGGTACCCCACCAGACATTAGCCAGCCGAGTTGCGTTGGCGTCGGAGCGTATGTGTCGCCCGAAATGATGGAAGCCGAATACGCCCTGCACCAGAAGCTTCCTGGCAATGTGTATACGTGGTCTTCTCGCGATCCGTGTATCGATGGAGGATTCGGAGTGACGGTTTGTGCTCCCGGCGCTGCAATCGCTTCTGTTCCACAGTTTACAATGTCCAAGGCACAGCTGATGAATGGTACCAGCATGTCGGCGCCGCATGTAGCCGGGTCGGTAGGTTTGCTGATTTCGggattgaaacaaaaatccatCCCATACACTGCATTCAGTATTAAGCGTGCCCTATGGAACACCGCCACCAAGATTGATTACGTTGACAAGTTCGCGCAAGGTAACGGATTGTTGAATGTCGGTAAAGCTTTCGATCATCTGACCACCTACTGTGGACTTATCGAGAATAAGCTACGTTTCGCCGTCACGGTCGGCAATAACAATGCGAAGGGTATTCATATGCGCCACGGCGTACTTACTAAGGTTGAAGATTTTTCCGTTAACATAGAGCCGGTAATATTTAACGAAAAATTTGCTG ATGCAGCAGACAAGATCAACTTCAACGTACGATTAACGCTCATACCAACGGAATCGTGGATTCAGTGCGGCAACTATCTGGATCTGTGCTATTCAGCAAGAAAGATTTCCGTCAAGGTAGACCCGTCCGGATTAGCTCCGGGTGTGTATAGAGCGAGCGTGAAAGCGTACGATTCCGCATGTCCGGAAAAGggagttttgtttgaaattccGGTCACCGTAGTGCAGCCGCACGTGGTTGATGCTAAAACGAATGAATTTATGCGCAGCGATTTACCAGTTGACTGCAAACCGCATACCATCATTCGGGACTTTATCCTGGTACCAAAGTATGCGACCTGGGCTGTCATTGAGATGCGCTCGGCCGATACGAACGATGCTGTGGGTGGCAAATTTTTCCTGCATACCCAGCAGATTCTGCCGATGAAGTTCTGCAAGGCGATGGAGATGCAAAAAATATTGCCGGTCAACGGTACGGCCCCCACGGTGCAACCCGTTCGAGTAGAG GGTGATCATATAATTGAGATTTGTATTGCCAAGTTTTGGTCTAACTTCGGAACGCTGCCATTACGCTACTCGATAAAATTCCATGGAATAAGCCCTTTGAATGGAT CGGTAATGCATAGTGCCAGTGGAATTCATCGAATCGATTTAACCGCGCTCACTAGCGAAGAAGTCCATCCAGTAGTTTCGTTAAAAACTGCAGCTATGGTCTTGAAGCCATCTGAAACAAAAGTTACTCCACTAACGACGCGCGATGTCATCCATCCAGCAAGGCAGATCTACCAGATGCAGGTCACGTACCATCTGCATTTGACGAAGGGCTATGAGGTAGCGTTCTACACGCCACTGTTTAGCAACATTCTGTACGAGAGCGAGTTTGAATCCCAATTCTGGATGGTTTACGATACAAACAAAATGATGGTTCGCTGTGGAGACGCCTATTCCTATGATAAGTACGAAAAATTGGAAAAGGGAGACTACACCATCCGTTTGCAGGTGCGTCACGAGAAAAAGGAGCTGCTCGAGAAGCTAACGGAAGCGAACATGGTCGTTAACTTCAAGCTACCTAGCAATAGTCTTTCCGTTGATGTGTACAAATCATACAACCACGTGCTGTCGGGTGCTAAAAAGATGACGAGCTGCTCCATGGCGGCTGGTTCGTGTCGCCCGATCTACCTGGCACCAATCCCTAGTGAGAAGCTGCAGAAAGCTGCCATGCCACCGCAGTGTTCTTGGCTGGAGGGCAGCATTACGTATGCGAAGGAGGACATCATTAAAAAGTGTGTTTCGCACTGCTTCCAGTACATACTAACGGAAGGTCCTCCGGCAAAGAAAACTTCTAGCACGGCTAATGCAACCACTGGAGCCGCAAATGCCGTCACAAATAACGCAACCAATGGCAACAGTGTGGCCAATGCAGGCTCAAACGGTACCGGTAACAACGTAATCACCGCTACTAACGGAGCTGCCAACGGTAGCTTGCCGAATGGAACGGCAGTGAAGGAGAACCGAAGCAAGTGGGATGAATATTGCGAAGGATTGCGCGACTATCAGACCGCACAGATCTCCAAACTGGATGCGGAAAATGCTGAAAATGTGTATCAAGCGTTGCTAAAAGATAACCCGAACCACTTGGCAGCTCATTTAGCCATGGCCGATCACTTTGACAGTACAGATTTGAAGCAAAATCTGCCCTACACATTTACTGCATCATTTGATGCTGCAGACTCATCAGCAGCGACTCTGTTGAAGGTGAAGTTGCTACGCATCATCGAACTGGCGAGCTTAGTTGTGAAGGATATTGATCAAAGTGCATTACTTGCATACTATGGAATGAAGGTCGATAATCGACCAAATGCCGCCAAGATTAAGAT TCAAATggacaaacaaaagcaacttCTGCTGGACGCTTGTCAGCGAAAGTTTGTAGCATTGTGCAAACTGAAGGTATTGCAGAATGTATTCGATGCTCAAGACGCGAGTCAACCGGACTATACCGAGGAGCTAGAACAACTGTACGGTGATGTGGGCAAGTTTATCGAATACACCGATTCGAAG GTATTGCTGCTTACCATTTGGCATGCGTTTTCTCTGAAGCAGCACGGCCGTATGCTAAAGTATTTAAACAAACTGTACGAAGAAAAGCTTAGCCGCGATATACTGGAGGAAATACTTACCGTTGTTGATGAGAAAAAGTGGTCACACGTACGTAAGCAGCtttcaaaaataattgtatcaTCAAATCCTCAGGGCTATCGACCATTCTAA
- the LOC1275088 gene encoding tumor protein D52 isoform X4, with amino-acid sequence MEDSSYNSGKLSDASPVGSISSAEIANEFSGLSAEEQTAQREEWSQELARVEEEITTLRTVLQSKMRHASELKRKLGITVWKEITDDVSQGIKNVKESNVYQSVETKVGEITTVVTSAPIYQKTESAIKTTAGKTTSVIGGIAGKMTQKLTEMKQSDSFRSFEERVGSAYENVRSKVSSRSSSVQSLSDIQNDERRSSVTTPTAIPEEKPIP; translated from the exons ATGGAAGACTCATCAT ACAATTCTGGAAAATTGTCCGATGCATCTCCAGTTGGATCCATCAGTTCGGCTGAAATCGCGAACGAATTTTCTGGACTATCAGCCGAAGAGCAAACCGCACAGCGTGAGGAATGGAGCCAG GAACTGGCACGAGTTGAAGAAGAGATCACAACACTGCGGACGGTGCTTCAATCCAAAATGCGCCATGCCAGCGAGCTGAAGCGGAAGCTAGGAATCACCGTGTGGAAGGAAATCACGGACGATGTCAGCCAAGGAATTAAAAACGTCAAGGAAAGCAACGT TTATCAAAGCGTTGAAACGAAGGTGGGAGAAATCACGACCGTGGTTACAAGTGCGCCGAT CTATCAAAAAACTGAAAGTGCGATCAAAACGACTGCTGGCAAGACGACATCTGTGATCGGTGGCATTGCGGGAAAAATGACCCAGAAGTTAacggaaatgaagcagtctgATTCTTTCCGGTCGTTCGAGGAACGAGTTGGATCGGCGTACGAAAATGTTAGg TCGAAGGTTTCATCACGCTCCAGTTCGGTGCAAAGCTTGTCTGATATTCAGAACGATGAACGTCGCAGTTCTGTGACTACGCCAACCGCCATCCCAGAGGAGAAGCCTATCCCCTAA
- the LOC1275088 gene encoding tumor protein D52 isoform X5 has translation MEDSSYNSGKLSDASPVGSISSAEIANEFSGLSAEEQTAQREEWSQELARVEEEITTLRTVLQSKMRHASELKRKLGITVWKEITDDVSQGIKNVKESNVYQKTESAIKTTAGKTTSVIGGIAGKMTQKLTEMKQSDSFRSFEERVGSAYENVRSKVSSRSSSVQSLSDIQNDERRSSVTTPTAIPEEKPIP, from the exons ATGGAAGACTCATCAT ACAATTCTGGAAAATTGTCCGATGCATCTCCAGTTGGATCCATCAGTTCGGCTGAAATCGCGAACGAATTTTCTGGACTATCAGCCGAAGAGCAAACCGCACAGCGTGAGGAATGGAGCCAG GAACTGGCACGAGTTGAAGAAGAGATCACAACACTGCGGACGGTGCTTCAATCCAAAATGCGCCATGCCAGCGAGCTGAAGCGGAAGCTAGGAATCACCGTGTGGAAGGAAATCACGGACGATGTCAGCCAAGGAATTAAAAACGTCAAGGAAAGCAACGT CTATCAAAAAACTGAAAGTGCGATCAAAACGACTGCTGGCAAGACGACATCTGTGATCGGTGGCATTGCGGGAAAAATGACCCAGAAGTTAacggaaatgaagcagtctgATTCTTTCCGGTCGTTCGAGGAACGAGTTGGATCGGCGTACGAAAATGTTAGg TCGAAGGTTTCATCACGCTCCAGTTCGGTGCAAAGCTTGTCTGATATTCAGAACGATGAACGTCGCAGTTCTGTGACTACGCCAACCGCCATCCCAGAGGAGAAGCCTATCCCCTAA
- the LOC1275088 gene encoding uncharacterized protein LOC1275088 isoform X2 produces MGESSDKTHPSSTSKLTSQKEFASKMRVGEDDLPSLEYIEDPYIPKLDPNCFTPSLDEVYDIDEDDGLIGHEEQHWSDETELYLRSLTLDQILGVPSDDEDIDPTSEVELQTVETEFNPPLSSDEGDTTEHPSSRVARSPGKDPADERLGVGICFEPVGKNQTSSQSSSGGGVVRNILASKLLLGSATNRRIRALFNRRKIRDVRVTFIDFSKPYLARISSGDNYKSFLNIGSAPDNSGKLSDASPVGSISSAEIANEFSGLSAEEQTAQREEWSQELARVEEEITTLRTVLQSKMRHASELKRKLGITVWKEITDDVSQGIKNVKESNVISRGYQKTESAIKTTAGKTTSVIGGIAGKMTQKLTEMKQSDSFRSFEERVGSAYENVRSKVSSRSSSVQSLSDIQNDERRSSVTTPTAIPEEKPIP; encoded by the exons ATGGGTGAATCCAGTGATAAAACACACCCATCGTCCACCAGCAAGCTAACGTCGCAGAAAGAATTCGCCAGCAAGATGCGTGTCGGCGAGGATGATCTGCCAAGTCTCGAGTACATCGAGGATCCGTACATACCGAAGCTCGATCCGAACTGTTTTACTCCCTCGCTGGACGAAGTGTACGACATTGACGAGGATGATGGGCTTATCGGTCATGAGGAGCAGCATTGGTCCGATGAAACGGAACTTTACCTGCGCTCACTCACGCTCGATCAAATACTAGGCGTACCGTCCGACGATGAAGACATCGATCCCACTTCGGAAGTGGAGCTGCAAACCGTCGAAACGGAATTTAATCCACCTTTGTCGTCGGACGAAGGCGATACAACCGAACATCCGTCCAGTCGCGTCGCTCGATCGCCCGGCAAAGATCCTGCCGATGAACGGTTAGGGGTGGGCATATGTTTTGAACCGGTCGGTAAAAATCAAACATCCAGCCAGTCGAGCAGTGGAGGAGGCGTGGTGCGAAATATACTAGCCAGCAAACTGCTGCTCGGTAGTGCAACCAACAGGCGCATTCGGGCACTGTTCAATCGGCGCAAAATTCGGGACGTGCGGGTCACGTTCATCGATTTCTCGAAGCCATATCTAGCGCGTATCTCGAGTGGTGATAACTACAAAAGTTTCCTCAACATTGGGAGTGCTCCAG ACAATTCTGGAAAATTGTCCGATGCATCTCCAGTTGGATCCATCAGTTCGGCTGAAATCGCGAACGAATTTTCTGGACTATCAGCCGAAGAGCAAACCGCACAGCGTGAGGAATGGAGCCAG GAACTGGCACGAGTTGAAGAAGAGATCACAACACTGCGGACGGTGCTTCAATCCAAAATGCGCCATGCCAGCGAGCTGAAGCGGAAGCTAGGAATCACCGTGTGGAAGGAAATCACGGACGATGTCAGCCAAGGAATTAAAAACGTCAAGGAAAGCAACGT GATATCGAGAGG CTATCAAAAAACTGAAAGTGCGATCAAAACGACTGCTGGCAAGACGACATCTGTGATCGGTGGCATTGCGGGAAAAATGACCCAGAAGTTAacggaaatgaagcagtctgATTCTTTCCGGTCGTTCGAGGAACGAGTTGGATCGGCGTACGAAAATGTTAGg TCGAAGGTTTCATCACGCTCCAGTTCGGTGCAAAGCTTGTCTGATATTCAGAACGATGAACGTCGCAGTTCTGTGACTACGCCAACCGCCATCCCAGAGGAGAAGCCTATCCCCTAA
- the LOC1275088 gene encoding uncharacterized protein LOC1275088 isoform X1, whose amino-acid sequence MGESSDKTHPSSTSKLTSQKEFASKMRVGEDDLPSLEYIEDPYIPKLDPNCFTPSLDEVYDIDEDDGLIGHEEQHWSDETELYLRSLTLDQILGVPSDDEDIDPTSEVELQTVETEFNPPLSSDEGDTTEHPSSRVARSPGKDPADERLGVGICFEPVGKNQTSSQSSSGGGVVRNILASKLLLGSATNRRIRALFNRRKIRDVRVTFIDFSKPYLARISSGDNYKSFLNIGSAPDNSGKLSDASPVGSISSAEIANEFSGLSAEEQTAQREEWSQELARVEEEITTLRTVLQSKMRHASELKRKLGITVWKEITDDVSQGIKNVKESNVYQSVETKVGEITTVVTSAPIYQKTESAIKTTAGKTTSVIGGIAGKMTQKLTEMKQSDSFRSFEERVGSAYENVRSKVSSRSSSVQSLSDIQNDERRSSVTTPTAIPEEKPIP is encoded by the exons ATGGGTGAATCCAGTGATAAAACACACCCATCGTCCACCAGCAAGCTAACGTCGCAGAAAGAATTCGCCAGCAAGATGCGTGTCGGCGAGGATGATCTGCCAAGTCTCGAGTACATCGAGGATCCGTACATACCGAAGCTCGATCCGAACTGTTTTACTCCCTCGCTGGACGAAGTGTACGACATTGACGAGGATGATGGGCTTATCGGTCATGAGGAGCAGCATTGGTCCGATGAAACGGAACTTTACCTGCGCTCACTCACGCTCGATCAAATACTAGGCGTACCGTCCGACGATGAAGACATCGATCCCACTTCGGAAGTGGAGCTGCAAACCGTCGAAACGGAATTTAATCCACCTTTGTCGTCGGACGAAGGCGATACAACCGAACATCCGTCCAGTCGCGTCGCTCGATCGCCCGGCAAAGATCCTGCCGATGAACGGTTAGGGGTGGGCATATGTTTTGAACCGGTCGGTAAAAATCAAACATCCAGCCAGTCGAGCAGTGGAGGAGGCGTGGTGCGAAATATACTAGCCAGCAAACTGCTGCTCGGTAGTGCAACCAACAGGCGCATTCGGGCACTGTTCAATCGGCGCAAAATTCGGGACGTGCGGGTCACGTTCATCGATTTCTCGAAGCCATATCTAGCGCGTATCTCGAGTGGTGATAACTACAAAAGTTTCCTCAACATTGGGAGTGCTCCAG ACAATTCTGGAAAATTGTCCGATGCATCTCCAGTTGGATCCATCAGTTCGGCTGAAATCGCGAACGAATTTTCTGGACTATCAGCCGAAGAGCAAACCGCACAGCGTGAGGAATGGAGCCAG GAACTGGCACGAGTTGAAGAAGAGATCACAACACTGCGGACGGTGCTTCAATCCAAAATGCGCCATGCCAGCGAGCTGAAGCGGAAGCTAGGAATCACCGTGTGGAAGGAAATCACGGACGATGTCAGCCAAGGAATTAAAAACGTCAAGGAAAGCAACGT TTATCAAAGCGTTGAAACGAAGGTGGGAGAAATCACGACCGTGGTTACAAGTGCGCCGAT CTATCAAAAAACTGAAAGTGCGATCAAAACGACTGCTGGCAAGACGACATCTGTGATCGGTGGCATTGCGGGAAAAATGACCCAGAAGTTAacggaaatgaagcagtctgATTCTTTCCGGTCGTTCGAGGAACGAGTTGGATCGGCGTACGAAAATGTTAGg TCGAAGGTTTCATCACGCTCCAGTTCGGTGCAAAGCTTGTCTGATATTCAGAACGATGAACGTCGCAGTTCTGTGACTACGCCAACCGCCATCCCAGAGGAGAAGCCTATCCCCTAA
- the LOC1275088 gene encoding uncharacterized protein LOC1275088 isoform X3 codes for MGESSDKTHPSSTSKLTSQKEFASKMRVGEDDLPSLEYIEDPYIPKLDPNCFTPSLDEVYDIDEDDGLIGHEEQHWSDETELYLRSLTLDQILGVPSDDEDIDPTSEVELQTVETEFNPPLSSDEGDTTEHPSSRVARSPGKDPADERLGVGICFEPVGKNQTSSQSSSGGGVVRNILASKLLLGSATNRRIRALFNRRKIRDVRVTFIDFSKPYLARISSGDNYKSFLNIGSAPDNSGKLSDASPVGSISSAEIANEFSGLSAEEQTAQREEWSQELARVEEEITTLRTVLQSKMRHASELKRKLGITVWKEITDDVSQGIKNVKESNVYQKTESAIKTTAGKTTSVIGGIAGKMTQKLTEMKQSDSFRSFEERVGSAYENVRSKVSSRSSSVQSLSDIQNDERRSSVTTPTAIPEEKPIP; via the exons ATGGGTGAATCCAGTGATAAAACACACCCATCGTCCACCAGCAAGCTAACGTCGCAGAAAGAATTCGCCAGCAAGATGCGTGTCGGCGAGGATGATCTGCCAAGTCTCGAGTACATCGAGGATCCGTACATACCGAAGCTCGATCCGAACTGTTTTACTCCCTCGCTGGACGAAGTGTACGACATTGACGAGGATGATGGGCTTATCGGTCATGAGGAGCAGCATTGGTCCGATGAAACGGAACTTTACCTGCGCTCACTCACGCTCGATCAAATACTAGGCGTACCGTCCGACGATGAAGACATCGATCCCACTTCGGAAGTGGAGCTGCAAACCGTCGAAACGGAATTTAATCCACCTTTGTCGTCGGACGAAGGCGATACAACCGAACATCCGTCCAGTCGCGTCGCTCGATCGCCCGGCAAAGATCCTGCCGATGAACGGTTAGGGGTGGGCATATGTTTTGAACCGGTCGGTAAAAATCAAACATCCAGCCAGTCGAGCAGTGGAGGAGGCGTGGTGCGAAATATACTAGCCAGCAAACTGCTGCTCGGTAGTGCAACCAACAGGCGCATTCGGGCACTGTTCAATCGGCGCAAAATTCGGGACGTGCGGGTCACGTTCATCGATTTCTCGAAGCCATATCTAGCGCGTATCTCGAGTGGTGATAACTACAAAAGTTTCCTCAACATTGGGAGTGCTCCAG ACAATTCTGGAAAATTGTCCGATGCATCTCCAGTTGGATCCATCAGTTCGGCTGAAATCGCGAACGAATTTTCTGGACTATCAGCCGAAGAGCAAACCGCACAGCGTGAGGAATGGAGCCAG GAACTGGCACGAGTTGAAGAAGAGATCACAACACTGCGGACGGTGCTTCAATCCAAAATGCGCCATGCCAGCGAGCTGAAGCGGAAGCTAGGAATCACCGTGTGGAAGGAAATCACGGACGATGTCAGCCAAGGAATTAAAAACGTCAAGGAAAGCAACGT CTATCAAAAAACTGAAAGTGCGATCAAAACGACTGCTGGCAAGACGACATCTGTGATCGGTGGCATTGCGGGAAAAATGACCCAGAAGTTAacggaaatgaagcagtctgATTCTTTCCGGTCGTTCGAGGAACGAGTTGGATCGGCGTACGAAAATGTTAGg TCGAAGGTTTCATCACGCTCCAGTTCGGTGCAAAGCTTGTCTGATATTCAGAACGATGAACGTCGCAGTTCTGTGACTACGCCAACCGCCATCCCAGAGGAGAAGCCTATCCCCTAA
- the LOC1275089 gene encoding V-type proton ATPase subunit G, with protein sequence MASQTQGIQQLLAAEKRAAEKVGEARKRKQRRLKQAKEEAQEEIERYRQERERQFKEFEAKHMGSREGVAAKIDADTANKIVEMNRSISVNKAALLSEILTLVYDIKPTVHKNFQYTK encoded by the exons ATGGCAAGCCAAACGCAAGGAATTCAGCAACTGTTGGCCGCTGAAAAGCGCGCCGCGGAAAAAGTGGGCGAAGCACGGAAAC GAAAGCAGCGTCGTCTGAAGCAGGCAAAGGAAGAGGCACAGGAGGAAATTGAACGATACCGTCAGGAACGGGAGCGACAGTTCAAGGAGTTCGAGGCAAAG CACATGGGAAGTCGCGAAGGTGTGGCGGCTAAGATCGATGCCGATACTGCCAACAAGATCGTCGAGATGAACCGCTCCATTTCGGTCAATAAGGCAGCACTGCTGAGTGAAATCCTTACACTCGTGTACGACATTAAACCGACGGTCCACAAAAACTTCCAGTACACCAAGTAA